A genomic region of Christiangramia sp. OXR-203 contains the following coding sequences:
- a CDS encoding uracil-DNA glycosylase family protein has product MKLFHHTHPFPPFIPENATKLIVGTLPPPRFTRRELKPDDVDFCYGSRDGLLWPVLDRIFQLDLKYENTSEAIQQRQNFLKSRKIGICDIVESSRREKIDASDLGMQKVELRDMLEILRKYPKIDTLLFTGGNSKNGPEYFFRKYLKEQRAEIKLKIVSNKSPRVHQFILEGRSIKTVSLIAPSGAANISIGSSELYKELKKKNPEFNTLDFRVLQYKEFF; this is encoded by the coding sequence CTGAAGCTTTTTCATCACACACATCCATTTCCGCCATTCATTCCTGAAAACGCTACAAAACTAATTGTTGGTACTTTGCCGCCTCCGCGATTTACACGTAGAGAATTGAAGCCGGATGATGTCGATTTTTGCTATGGAAGCAGGGATGGTTTGTTGTGGCCAGTGCTGGATCGTATATTCCAGCTAGATCTGAAGTATGAGAACACTTCAGAAGCGATACAGCAACGGCAAAATTTTTTGAAAAGTAGAAAGATTGGGATTTGCGATATAGTGGAAAGTAGCCGGCGCGAAAAGATCGATGCAAGTGATCTGGGAATGCAAAAAGTGGAGCTGCGTGATATGCTTGAAATTCTTCGGAAGTATCCAAAAATTGATACGCTTCTATTTACTGGAGGTAATTCTAAAAACGGACCAGAATATTTCTTCAGAAAATATCTCAAAGAACAAAGAGCAGAGATTAAGCTAAAGATCGTGTCAAATAAATCACCCAGAGTTCATCAGTTTATTCTGGAAGGGCGATCAATTAAGACTGTATCGCTAATTGCACCTTCTGGTGCTGCGAATATTTCCATTGGCAGTTCTGAACTTTACAAAGAATTGAAAAAGAAAAACCCTGAATTCAATACTCTTGATTTCAGGGTTCTTCAGTATAAAGAATTTTTCTAG
- a CDS encoding 30S ribosomal protein THX has protein sequence MGRGDKKTKRGKIAIGTSGKLRPKRRKFKIKPTTLANQDKKELQ, from the coding sequence ATGGGTAGAGGTGATAAGAAAACTAAAAGAGGTAAGATCGCGATAGGAACCAGTGGGAAGCTAAGACCAAAACGTCGCAAATTTAAGATCAAACCTACTACACTGGCTAACCAGGATAAAAAAGAATTGCAGTGA
- the trpA gene encoding tryptophan synthase subunit alpha, with protein sequence MNRIQEKLKEDKKLLSIYFSAGFPNIDDTEQIIVDLEKSGVDFIEIGLPFSDPLADGPTIQESSTKALRNGMTTQKLFDQLKEIRSKVEIPLIIMGYFNPMLQYGVEEFCKKCAEIGVDGLIIPDLPVDVYHEEYQALFEKYGLINIFLITPQTSEERIRFIDSISNGFIYMVSSASVTGSTSGFGNETTDYFRRIHEMDLKNPQIVGFGIKDRETFKAATQFAKGAIIGSAFIKHLDSEGTSKILKFVEPIKL encoded by the coding sequence ATGAATAGAATTCAGGAGAAATTAAAAGAAGACAAAAAACTTCTTTCCATATATTTTAGTGCAGGCTTTCCAAACATTGATGATACTGAACAGATCATCGTAGACCTTGAAAAAAGCGGTGTTGACTTTATTGAGATTGGACTTCCTTTTAGCGATCCACTGGCAGATGGGCCTACTATCCAGGAAAGTTCGACCAAAGCTCTGCGAAATGGGATGACCACTCAAAAGCTTTTTGATCAACTCAAAGAGATCAGGTCTAAAGTTGAAATCCCCTTGATCATTATGGGGTATTTTAATCCTATGCTACAATATGGAGTGGAAGAATTTTGTAAAAAATGTGCAGAAATAGGAGTTGACGGACTTATTATCCCAGACCTTCCAGTAGATGTTTACCATGAAGAATACCAGGCGCTTTTCGAGAAATATGGATTGATCAATATTTTTCTTATCACTCCTCAAACTTCAGAAGAAAGAATCAGGTTTATTGATTCCATTTCTAATGGATTTATCTATATGGTGAGTAGTGCAAGTGTCACCGGATCTACTTCAGGCTTTGGAAATGAAACTACTGATTATTTCCGAAGAATTCATGAAATGGATTTAAAGAATCCTCAAATTGTAGGTTTCGGTATAAAAGACCGGGAGACTTTCAAGGCAGCAACTCAATTTGCCAAAGGTGCAATCATTGGTAGTGCTTTTATAAAACATCTTGATAGCGAGGGAACCTCAAAGATTTTAAAATTCGTTGAACCTATCAAGCTTTAA
- the trpB gene encoding tryptophan synthase subunit beta, whose translation MSYQVDEKGYYGDFGGAYIPEMLYPNVEELRSRYIEIMQEDSFQEEFHDLLREYVGRPTPLYYAKRFSEHYGTKVYLKREDLCHTGAHKVNNTVGQILMAQKLGKKRIIAETGAGQHGVATATVCALMGMECIVYMGEVDIERQSPNVARMKMLGAKVVPAKSGSRTLKDATNEAIRDWINNPVDTHYIIGSVVGPHPYPDMVARFQSVISEEIKYQLMEKENTEDPDYVIACVGGGSNAAGAYYHYLDNPKVGIIAVEAAGKGIDTGESAATSALGKPGIIHGSKTLLMQTGDGQITEPYSISAGLDYPGVGPMHANLFTSKRGEFISITDEAAMKAGLELAKLEGIIPAIETSHALAVFENRKFKKDDIVVVNLSGRGDKDLNTYIEYFNL comes from the coding sequence ATGAGCTATCAGGTAGATGAAAAAGGATATTACGGGGATTTTGGCGGAGCTTATATTCCTGAAATGCTGTATCCTAACGTAGAAGAACTGCGTTCAAGGTATATCGAGATCATGCAGGAGGATTCATTCCAGGAAGAATTTCATGATCTATTGAGAGAATATGTAGGTAGACCTACCCCTTTATACTATGCAAAACGCTTTAGCGAGCATTATGGAACCAAGGTATATTTAAAACGTGAGGATCTGTGCCATACTGGTGCGCATAAGGTTAACAACACAGTTGGGCAGATCCTCATGGCGCAAAAACTTGGAAAAAAGAGGATTATTGCTGAAACCGGAGCAGGACAACATGGTGTCGCGACGGCTACAGTTTGCGCTTTGATGGGAATGGAATGCATTGTCTATATGGGCGAGGTGGATATTGAAAGGCAGTCTCCAAATGTTGCCAGGATGAAAATGCTGGGAGCTAAGGTGGTTCCTGCGAAATCTGGTAGCCGTACCTTGAAGGATGCAACTAACGAAGCAATTCGTGACTGGATCAATAATCCTGTAGATACCCACTATATCATTGGTTCTGTAGTTGGACCACATCCCTATCCAGACATGGTGGCGAGATTCCAAAGTGTTATTTCTGAAGAGATCAAGTATCAATTAATGGAAAAGGAAAATACAGAAGATCCTGACTATGTGATCGCCTGTGTTGGTGGTGGGAGCAACGCTGCAGGAGCCTATTACCATTATCTCGATAATCCAAAAGTTGGCATTATCGCGGTGGAAGCAGCTGGAAAAGGTATTGATACCGGGGAAAGTGCTGCAACATCAGCATTGGGAAAACCCGGAATTATTCATGGTAGTAAAACGCTTTTAATGCAAACCGGCGACGGACAGATTACTGAACCTTATAGTATTTCAGCTGGCCTGGATTACCCAGGAGTTGGACCAATGCATGCCAACCTTTTCACCAGCAAACGAGGAGAATTTATCAGCATTACAGACGAAGCAGCTATGAAAGCTGGTTTAGAACTAGCTAAACTGGAAGGAATTATCCCCGCTATAGAAACTTCCCATGCCCTGGCTGTTTTTGAAAACCGAAAATTTAAGAAGGATGATATCGTTGTGGTTAATCTATCAGGCAGAGGCGACAAGGATTTGAACACATATATTGAATATTTCAATTTATAG
- a CDS encoding phosphoribosylanthranilate isomerase — protein MISYIMQEQNLTTPASGQSTGLSLKVCGMQQPGNMLQVADLKPTYMGFIFYKKSPRYFDGKLPELPAEIKKTGVFVNEEVSRILDIAKQHKLDAIQLHGEESAEFCQKLKNNFQQHGSTPELIKVFSVGDHFDFQKMQAFEGIADFFLFDTKGVLRGGNGKEFDWQILKEYPSNTPFFLSGGIGPEHGEAIAELKNHFYREGKPDLLYAVDVNSKFELKPGLKKLKELKEFKQKINS, from the coding sequence GTGATAAGTTACATTATGCAGGAACAAAACTTAACAACACCGGCCTCAGGACAAAGTACTGGATTGAGTCTTAAAGTTTGCGGGATGCAGCAACCTGGAAACATGTTGCAGGTAGCAGATCTAAAACCTACTTACATGGGTTTTATTTTTTACAAAAAATCTCCCCGCTATTTTGATGGAAAACTTCCTGAACTCCCTGCTGAGATCAAAAAAACAGGAGTTTTTGTTAATGAAGAAGTTTCCAGGATCCTGGATATTGCAAAGCAGCACAAGCTTGATGCAATTCAGTTGCACGGAGAGGAGTCGGCAGAATTCTGTCAAAAGCTGAAGAATAATTTTCAGCAACATGGCAGCACTCCAGAGTTGATAAAAGTTTTTAGTGTTGGCGACCATTTTGATTTTCAGAAGATGCAGGCATTTGAGGGTATCGCAGATTTTTTCTTATTTGATACTAAAGGAGTTTTACGAGGGGGTAATGGCAAGGAATTCGACTGGCAGATTTTAAAAGAATATCCTTCTAACACACCATTTTTCCTTAGTGGCGGTATTGGACCCGAACATGGGGAAGCAATTGCCGAATTGAAAAATCATTTCTATAGAGAAGGAAAACCAGATCTTCTTTATGCCGTAGATGTAAATAGTAAATTCGAATTGAAACCCGGATTAAAAAAACTGAAAGAATTAAAAGAATTCAAACAAAAGATAAATTCATAA